The DNA region CGCTAAACGCAAGCGCAGCAAAGTGTCTAAATTTAGCGCCTTTAAAATCGAATACACACAAAGTTCCTAAGTCTGAAATCAGCTATGTTCTACACTATCAAACGTGACGAATGCGCCACTGGATGAGCATAAAGCCTAAGCCTGCCAAGAACATACCTAAACCATGCAAAAGATATGTCCAACACAAAAAACAGCACAACGGCCATCGCGCACCACGCTTCAATAGACAGCCAATATATTCAGGCTTGCTTCAGTGCCGATGGCAAACATCGTTATAGTCTGTATCTGCCGTTTCGTAAACCGCGTGGGCAGCAAATCCTATGCATCATTGGGCAAAACCCCAGCCATGCCAATCAGCATCATGCTGATAAAACACTGGCTTATTTTGAGCATTACCTTTATAGCCAACATCCACAATTTAAAGCCTTTTATATGGTCAATTTATACAGCCGTATCGACACGCAAAAACGCTATCAGCGCGGTTTGAACACGCGGCATAGTGCCGACTATATAAAACAAGCGATTGACGCCAGCGATGCGGTGCTA from Pseudomonadales bacterium includes:
- a CDS encoding DUF1643 domain-containing protein — its product is MSNTKNSTTAIAHHASIDSQYIQACFSADGKHRYSLYLPFRKPRGQQILCIIGQNPSHANQHHADKTLAYFEHYLYSQHPQFKAFYMVNLYSRIDTQKRYQRGLNTRHSADYIKQAIDASDAVLMAYGAKAKDKAYHFQQQAKRLKPWLANIPCYKLDIGEPTHYPPHPGNRNIIYRRYQLRLLPFTV